Part of the Sodalinema gerasimenkoae IPPAS B-353 genome is shown below.
ATGCCTAAGAAGACCTATCACAAACCGGGAAACCCGGACTTCAGACGACATCGCTCAGTGCCCGGACCAGTGAATCGGACGATTGAGCAGCGCTTGTTCGAGATGTTAAGTCCGGGAACGTTTGCCTCCCTCAAAAGCGTAAGCAACAAAGGACGACGGTTACGAGAGCGAACTCTAACCCTGCCGGTGATGACAGCGATTGTCCTGAGCCTAGTTTACCGGCAAATGACAGGGCTAAGTGAAGTGCTGCGAACCCTAGAACAGGAGGGACTGTTTTGGGTGAAAGCTCAACGCATCAGTAAACAGGCTCTATCCCAAAGATTACAAAGCCTGCCGGCCCATCTGTTTGCCAGTTTGCTCGAGCAGGTCATTGAGCGCTTGAACCAATCCTCAGCGCCCGGGGAAGTCTCGCCATTCTGGAGACCGGTGCGGTCTAAGTTCCCAGCCATTTGGCTAGCTGACGGGTCAACCCTCGAAGCCTTAAAAAAGAAACTGCATCGTCATCGCGGCAAAAAAGCCACCTCCCCCTTGGCCGGCAAGATGATGATGATGGTCGATGCCTTCAACCATCGCCCCCAGGCGGCCTGGTACAGTCCTGAAGCCCAATCCAATGATAAGCTTTGGACTGACTCATTGCTCGAACGTCTGCCAAAGGGCGGTTTAATGGTGTTTGACCTGGGATTCTTTAAGTTTCCTTGGTTTGATGCCTTTAGCGATTCGGGCAAGTTCTTTGTGACTCGCTTGCGGGAGAAAACCGCTTACAAGAATCTCAAGGTACTCGGTCAAAACCGTTACGTTCGTGACGAACTGATAGATTTAGGGCAATACCGCTCTAATCCTTGTCACCATCCCGTGCGTCTGGTGTCCGTCTCTTGGGAGGGAACCATCTACCGCTATTTGACCAATGTCACTGACCCCGAGGTCTTGTCCGCCCGCTACGTTAGCGAGCTTTATCGCCAACGCTGGCGCATTGAGGAGGCCTTTCTCGTGACCAAACGCTTGTTAGGTTTGGCTTACCTCTGGGTCGGTGGCTCCAATGGCATTGAAATCCAGATTTATGCCACCTGGATTTTCTATGCGGTGCTTACCGACGTCTGTTCCCAGGTCTCTGAGGCTTTACATGAACCCATTGACCGCATTTCTCAGGAAATGGTTTTCCGCAGTCTTTACTTTTTCAGTCGCGCCCGGGAACAGGGCCGTGTTGAGGATGATGAACTCATTCCTTTTCTGGTTCAATATGCCCAGTCCTTCGGACTGGTTAAAGCTAGGCGTAAGCGCCAACGAAAGAAAGATGCTATCTCCCGTCAGGTCTGGTCTCACCCCTTAACTTGACACCAGTGCCACAAGGGTACGCCCCTACGCCTTTCCCCTATTGCCTATTGCCTATTGCCTATTGCCTCTTGCCTCCTCCCCCAACTGACTCAAAATCTCACGAATCACCGTATCTGACCCCGCCTCACCCCAGGTACAGCCTTGCTCTAAATAGGTTTTCGCCGCTTGTCCCACCACATAACTGCCCGAGGCGGCGATCGCCCCCTGACTCAGGGCCATGCCCAAAAATCCCGGAAATCCCCCCGCCAGCAGTCCTAACTTGCCGCCTCCAAATAGAGCATTCCCGAGGGTTTCCCCTAAGAGTAATCCCCCAGCACTGACAAAAATTGTTCGCAAGAGTTTTCCTGCCTCATGACTGGTCATCGGCAGGTGATAGAGACGAGCAAGACTGCGAACTAACAGTAAATCCGCCACGGTTCCGCCAATCACATCCACCACAAACAGGGGATTACAGGCCACAATCGCCCCCTTATAGAGGGCAAAATCCCGAATCAACTGCTCCGCCTCCTCACTGCGAGCGTCCAACTTCGCCTGCGCGATCGCCCGTTCCGCCTCTCGTCCTTGCACCAGAGCATTTAACGCCAACAAGGCCATCCCTTGAGAGGATAAGAGCGATCGCAACTTCTCCTCTAAGGCCCTCACATCAGGAGTGGGCGTTTCCCAGGCCTCCTCCACCCGGCCATCGGCCCGTTCATGGCGCACCCGTCGCGGATTAGGTTCCGCCGCCACACAAGCAATCTCATCGAGGCCCAACGGGAGCCGCTCCCCCCGGCCCAACTGACGTAACTGAGCCAAAATTTGCGCCTGATCCAACTCAGGATACAA
Proteins encoded:
- a CDS encoding GTP-binding protein codes for the protein MGVGTVTDWQRFSLARARQSLRRSLARSRQQQAGGRSPRVQSQREQLEQSLQKLESGLIRVAVFGAVSRGKSAVLNALLGQRVFATGPLNGVTQWTRSVMWQLPSPTGTIPVELIDTPGIDEIAGGERAIMAMDVAKQADLILFVVAGDLTQTEYLALCQLGELGKPLLLVFNKMDLYPELDQAQILAQLRQLGRGERLPLGLDEIACVAAEPNPRRVRHERADGRVEEAWETPTPDVRALEEKLRSLLSSQGMALLALNALVQGREAERAIAQAKLDARSEEAEQLIRDFALYKGAIVACNPLFVVDVIGGTVADLLLVRSLARLYHLPMTSHEAGKLLRTIFVSAGGLLLGETLGNALFGGGKLGLLAGGFPGFLGMALSQGAIAASGSYVVGQAAKTYLEQGCTWGEAGSDTVIREILSQLGEEARGNRQ
- a CDS encoding IS4 family transposase, which codes for MPKKTYHKPGNPDFRRHRSVPGPVNRTIEQRLFEMLSPGTFASLKSVSNKGRRLRERTLTLPVMTAIVLSLVYRQMTGLSEVLRTLEQEGLFWVKAQRISKQALSQRLQSLPAHLFASLLEQVIERLNQSSAPGEVSPFWRPVRSKFPAIWLADGSTLEALKKKLHRHRGKKATSPLAGKMMMMVDAFNHRPQAAWYSPEAQSNDKLWTDSLLERLPKGGLMVFDLGFFKFPWFDAFSDSGKFFVTRLREKTAYKNLKVLGQNRYVRDELIDLGQYRSNPCHHPVRLVSVSWEGTIYRYLTNVTDPEVLSARYVSELYRQRWRIEEAFLVTKRLLGLAYLWVGGSNGIEIQIYATWIFYAVLTDVCSQVSEALHEPIDRISQEMVFRSLYFFSRAREQGRVEDDELIPFLVQYAQSFGLVKARRKRQRKKDAISRQVWSHPLT